In a single window of the Williamwhitmania taraxaci genome:
- a CDS encoding T9SS-dependent choice-of-anchor J family protein, which yields MRNSTRFFSLVLLTALFYLPSAAQSYVQVGTGNEQSSQPFYTSWKYSYTSIIYTKAELGAAKSITGLAFNNNFTDLVSQGFDFDMPNQKLWIKHVPQEEWTFTSGQSPYENPSVNGYTLVWQGTYHYGALGWMPITFTTPFEYNGTDNIAFHWENGSGTSAYSLKTAATVVGKKQVKSGGSDASIPNTSGYENYPFGNKVNARFIYDAGDVPANPELTSPANSKIKTDLNSALKFSLGTNTTSYDLFFGTDQNALVKVVDNAVVTQVGEVIFTPATLLQANTTYYWQVIAKNATATSESSVYSFKTQEIIALFPYLQDFEANWISNIDPLHPDTLNSVINTNYPDQTPWSWDNNWNAIKGKTIAYQGLFSAYISTFSDGNYSLTSPRFNLPANMRVSFWWKNGYTAPTRVGAADTTYFEVSNDGKATWKTLLKLCGPADMKAYDNAVADLSELAGENVYMRWRYRRFGATAKQFYLDNVKVEATPNGATIVMDYADLNYPSIVPAGKSKRKVIIYNTGSGNLVVTGITTNGPYTCDFNKTIASNKKDTATIYFTPTAVGTFNSTVTFNVGGASGNASILCHGTAIASMDKYFQNFDAVKAIPAGWVAIQSSKANTIVQNIFPVNYVSDVYSAPNAMKMVRINDSDTLDPVILVGPGVTGFAENKLSFYARKGGVEYGLELIVGVMDDPNDASTFIPKQTVTLTETYTQYTVKFKANNAQPYIAFKYGEYTPKKPFPFTSLRIEDISWEPDVVAPPAAAQIGAPVNEVDSVDIMSGLKVRWAAGSANTNGFKLYIGTTAASCNEIVDGLDVSKDKPNYTITFDKLAYNTKYFWKVVPYNENGNCPDPLTWSFTSMANPLVTIYPFTEGFDKTLNISGEFDKPLGWNIQDVNGDRSTWDMVCYPPAMQGFTHNDSKGAIHVAFHPFNAKDEWLFTPPMQMKKGYQYDLEFYIHTLMDYSTGSFYKEEISVWAGSGRANTGMTDSLTYEVVNDNEWKKVVTSFKPTQDGVYYLGFHAISKAAQYVIIVDDVTIAEKNITGVENPEADKTLKVYPNPATDYVNFELPSSITGSAKVTVIDVLGKVVRRENVGESRVVNLSGLNNGAYLLKVEADGKSFIRKVFVKK from the coding sequence ATGAGGAACTCTACACGTTTTTTTAGTTTGGTTTTGCTCACTGCTCTTTTCTATCTTCCGTCCGCGGCGCAGTCGTACGTGCAAGTGGGAACCGGCAATGAACAAAGCAGTCAGCCATTCTACACCTCTTGGAAGTATAGCTACACTTCCATTATTTACACCAAAGCCGAACTTGGTGCCGCAAAATCCATAACCGGTTTAGCGTTCAATAACAACTTTACAGATTTGGTTTCGCAAGGCTTTGATTTTGACATGCCAAATCAAAAATTGTGGATCAAACACGTTCCACAAGAAGAGTGGACATTTACTTCGGGACAATCGCCCTACGAAAATCCATCGGTGAATGGTTATACTTTAGTATGGCAAGGAACATACCACTATGGTGCATTGGGCTGGATGCCAATTACTTTTACTACACCGTTCGAATACAATGGTACCGATAATATTGCCTTTCACTGGGAAAACGGAAGTGGAACCTCTGCCTATTCCCTGAAGACAGCAGCAACAGTCGTTGGAAAAAAACAGGTAAAATCGGGTGGTAGCGATGCTTCTATTCCCAATACCAGTGGATACGAGAACTATCCATTTGGCAACAAGGTGAATGCTCGCTTCATTTACGATGCAGGAGACGTTCCTGCTAATCCCGAATTGACTTCCCCTGCCAACAGCAAGATCAAGACGGACCTGAATTCTGCGCTGAAGTTTTCACTGGGCACAAACACGACCTCATACGATCTCTTCTTTGGAACCGATCAAAACGCACTAGTTAAGGTGGTGGATAATGCAGTAGTTACTCAGGTAGGCGAAGTTATTTTTACCCCAGCGACTCTTCTACAAGCTAACACAACCTATTACTGGCAGGTTATTGCCAAAAATGCTACGGCTACTAGCGAGTCGAGCGTTTATTCGTTTAAGACACAGGAGATAATCGCTTTGTTCCCATATCTCCAAGATTTTGAAGCCAACTGGATTTCAAATATCGATCCACTGCATCCCGATACGTTGAATTCAGTTATCAACACCAACTATCCTGACCAAACTCCGTGGTCTTGGGACAACAATTGGAATGCCATTAAGGGAAAAACCATTGCTTACCAAGGGCTTTTCTCTGCCTATATTTCCACCTTTAGCGATGGTAATTACTCGTTGACGTCACCACGCTTTAACCTCCCCGCCAATATGCGGGTTTCCTTCTGGTGGAAAAATGGATACACTGCTCCAACAAGAGTGGGCGCTGCCGATACCACCTACTTTGAGGTTTCCAACGATGGGAAAGCCACCTGGAAAACTTTGCTTAAGCTATGTGGTCCAGCCGATATGAAGGCTTACGATAATGCCGTTGCTGATCTTTCGGAGTTGGCCGGCGAGAATGTATATATGCGCTGGCGGTATCGCAGGTTTGGCGCAACGGCTAAACAGTTCTACCTCGATAATGTGAAGGTTGAAGCAACTCCCAATGGAGCAACCATCGTTATGGATTATGCCGATTTGAACTACCCTTCCATTGTACCTGCCGGTAAGTCAAAACGGAAAGTGATTATTTACAACACTGGCAGCGGCAACTTAGTGGTAACTGGGATAACCACAAATGGTCCATATACCTGCGATTTCAACAAAACAATCGCCTCGAACAAAAAGGATACCGCCACGATCTACTTTACCCCAACTGCGGTGGGAACCTTTAATAGTACGGTTACCTTTAATGTTGGTGGTGCTTCAGGTAATGCTTCCATTCTTTGCCACGGAACAGCCATTGCATCGATGGATAAGTATTTCCAAAACTTTGACGCTGTAAAGGCAATTCCGGCAGGTTGGGTTGCCATCCAATCGTCAAAGGCCAATACCATTGTTCAGAATATCTTTCCTGTAAACTACGTTTCGGATGTGTATTCGGCGCCCAACGCCATGAAGATGGTTCGCATCAACGATTCAGATACGCTTGATCCGGTTATTCTTGTAGGTCCTGGCGTTACTGGTTTTGCCGAAAATAAACTTTCCTTCTACGCCCGCAAGGGTGGCGTGGAATACGGTCTTGAACTCATCGTGGGCGTAATGGACGATCCCAATGATGCCTCCACCTTTATACCTAAGCAAACGGTTACTCTGACCGAAACCTATACCCAATACACTGTAAAGTTTAAGGCAAATAACGCCCAGCCTTACATTGCCTTTAAGTATGGCGAGTATACCCCAAAGAAACCTTTCCCATTTACCTCCTTGCGCATTGAGGATATATCGTGGGAGCCTGATGTTGTGGCACCTCCAGCCGCAGCCCAAATTGGTGCACCAGTTAACGAGGTCGATAGCGTTGACATTATGTCGGGTCTTAAGGTTCGCTGGGCTGCCGGTTCGGCCAACACCAACGGCTTTAAACTCTATATTGGGACTACTGCCGCCAGCTGCAACGAAATTGTAGACGGGCTCGATGTTTCAAAGGATAAGCCTAACTACACGATTACATTTGATAAGTTGGCTTACAATACCAAGTACTTTTGGAAGGTAGTTCCCTACAATGAAAACGGAAACTGTCCCGATCCCCTTACTTGGTCCTTTACCTCAATGGCGAATCCGTTGGTTACTATTTACCCATTTACCGAGGGTTTTGATAAAACACTCAACATAAGCGGTGAATTCGATAAACCACTTGGTTGGAACATTCAAGATGTAAATGGCGACCGATCTACCTGGGATATGGTTTGCTATCCTCCTGCCATGCAAGGATTCACCCACAACGACTCTAAGGGTGCTATTCACGTTGCCTTCCATCCATTTAATGCAAAGGATGAATGGTTGTTCACGCCTCCTATGCAAATGAAAAAGGGATATCAGTACGATCTAGAGTTCTACATTCATACGTTAATGGACTATTCTACAGGTTCGTTCTATAAAGAGGAGATCTCCGTTTGGGCAGGCAGTGGTCGCGCGAATACCGGTATGACGGACAGCTTAACCTATGAAGTTGTTAATGATAACGAATGGAAAAAGGTTGTAACCTCGTTCAAACCAACTCAAGATGGTGTTTACTACCTAGGTTTTCACGCCATCTCGAAGGCGGCTCAGTATGTTATTATCGTGGACGATGTCACCATCGCCGAAAAAAACATAACCGGAGTTGAAAATCCTGAGGCGGATAAAACGTTGAAGGTTTATCCTAACCCGGCAACTGACTACGTGAACTTTGAACTACCCTCATCGATAACCGGTTCGGCTAAGGTAACCGTAATTGATGTTCTGGGAAAAGTGGTTCGCAGGGAAAATGTAGGCGAAAGCCGAGTTGTAAACCTTTCCGGATTAAACAATGGTGCATACTTGCTCAAGGTGGAAGCCGATGGTAAGTCGTTCATCAGAAAAGTATTCGTTAAAAAATAG